In the Spirochaetota bacterium genome, one interval contains:
- a CDS encoding prohibitin family protein gives MGLFIISIIIIILGLVIAYSKGAGGQIMEGFGINKEFGKFAGLAGVIIGLFILIYSFLFTVDEGEAVVLVQFGKLYSTIDSPGVHAKRPWATIHAYPKRIREHTTVIEVRTEDGMSVRIDTTTWYKVDTGSIDRIYKEIAADVTALAENIIFPALRTTIRNTVSQYTVKQLYVERTDISKKIFEDAKMELAKKYVLLDNVMLRDIKLPENIESAVQMKIKAQQDAEAAEYKKLKAIKDAEIKVEEAKGIAQAQSIINRTLTPNYLQHEAIAAYKELVNSKNTTFVIMPTNPKATGMPLILNSK, from the coding sequence ATGGGACTATTTATAATATCAATAATAATAATTATTTTAGGATTAGTTATTGCATATTCCAAAGGTGCCGGGGGCCAAATTATGGAAGGATTTGGTATCAATAAGGAGTTTGGCAAATTTGCAGGATTAGCTGGTGTAATTATAGGTTTATTCATATTAATATATTCCTTTTTGTTCACAGTTGATGAAGGCGAGGCGGTTGTACTTGTACAATTTGGTAAACTCTACTCTACTATTGATTCACCTGGAGTACATGCGAAGAGACCGTGGGCAACCATTCATGCATATCCTAAGAGAATTAGGGAACATACTACAGTTATTGAGGTTAGAACCGAAGATGGGATGAGTGTAAGGATTGATACTACTACATGGTATAAGGTGGATACTGGAAGTATTGATAGAATATATAAGGAAATTGCGGCTGATGTTACAGCTTTGGCAGAGAACATTATCTTCCCAGCTTTAAGGACTACAATCAGAAATACAGTTTCACAGTATACTGTAAAACAGCTTTATGTTGAGAGAACCGATATATCAAAGAAAATTTTTGAAGATGCAAAGATGGAGTTAGCAAAAAAATATGTGTTGCTTGATAATGTAATGTTGAGGGATATAAAACTCCCTGAAAATATTGAGAGTGCGGTTCAGATGAAGATAAAGGCTCAACAGGACGCAGAGGCGGCTGAATATAAGAAGTTGAAGGCAATAAAGGATGCAGAGATAAAAGTAGAGGAGGCAAAGGGGATTGCACAGGCTCAGTCAATAATAAATAGAACCCTGACACCCAATTATCTTCAACACGAGGCGATAGCGGCATATAAGGAATTAGTAAACTCGAAGAATACAACATTTGTTATAATGCCAACGAACCCCAAGGCTACTGGAATGCCATTGATACTTAATTCTAAATAA
- a CDS encoding DnaJ domain-containing protein, whose product MIKKYLLWIIAIAYLLNPFDIVPDFLLGAGWIDDLSIIALVVWWISRMKRIHKTGRASSYSYRKEQQSTDNKRYPDDDPYKILGIKQGASKEEIRSAYNRLIVQYHPDKVQHLGQEFQEMAHNKFISIQKAYETLLR is encoded by the coding sequence ATGATCAAAAAGTATCTTCTATGGATAATAGCAATTGCATATTTGCTCAATCCTTTTGATATTGTGCCAGATTTCTTATTAGGTGCTGGATGGATAGATGACCTCTCAATAATAGCTTTAGTTGTATGGTGGATATCCAGAATGAAACGAATTCACAAAACTGGAAGGGCTTCATCGTACTCATATAGAAAGGAGCAACAATCAACCGATAATAAGAGATATCCGGATGATGACCCTTACAAGATACTTGGAATTAAACAAGGAGCCTCAAAGGAAGAGATTAGATCAGCATATAACAGATTGATAGTACAATATCACCCAGATAAAGTTCAACACCTTGGGCAAGAATTTCAGGAGATGGCCCACAACAAATTTATTTCCATTCAGAAAGCCTACGAAACCCTCTTAAGATAA
- a CDS encoding MBOAT family O-acyltransferase yields the protein MIILLASYLFYIWSSPQGAIVLFITTVIDFILVKYLYNSRTKIKQNIILALSVIGNITVLIYFKYSNFFIYEINKILETFHFNPLVWENVIFPIGVSFFTFHKISYVIDVYSGKAEPSDNFLNYAMYIALFPKLLMGPIIRYHNIATQLKGHDNSIDDIFDGLFRFCVGFAKKVLIADVLAEVADKVFQLDFSSITVGYAWLGMTCYTFQIYFDFAGYSDMAIGIGKILGFTFQENFNRPYISQNFSEFWRRWHISLSNWFKEYLYIPLGGNRVSKFRNYLNLWVVFLISGLWHGANWTFIVWGIYHGFFLFIDKIAHSCNFSKFRCVKMFWGERFKWLSKVINISLTFILVMIGWVIFRSDNITFAFQYLQRIFDFTNINQISTNVMLDDLINNRNIFTLFIASFISFFPDSGVTKLQGKFKNRINELQTFWIKQCIIIILFVLSFASLLNKSFKPFIYFRF from the coding sequence ATGATAATACTCTTAGCCAGCTACTTATTCTATATATGGAGTTCCCCGCAGGGTGCAATCGTTTTATTTATCACAACAGTTATCGATTTTATATTAGTAAAATATCTCTATAATTCGAGAACAAAAATCAAGCAGAATATCATTTTAGCTCTATCTGTGATTGGGAATATCACAGTTTTAATATATTTTAAATATTCTAATTTTTTTATATATGAAATTAATAAAATACTAGAAACATTTCACTTTAATCCCCTGGTATGGGAGAATGTAATTTTTCCAATCGGAGTATCATTCTTTACATTTCATAAAATAAGTTATGTGATTGATGTTTATTCTGGTAAAGCAGAGCCAAGTGATAATTTTTTAAACTATGCGATGTATATTGCCTTGTTCCCAAAGCTATTGATGGGGCCAATAATTCGATATCATAATATTGCTACTCAACTAAAAGGTCATGATAATAGTATTGATGACATTTTTGATGGGCTATTTCGGTTTTGTGTTGGATTTGCAAAAAAAGTGTTAATTGCTGATGTATTGGCCGAAGTAGCGGATAAGGTTTTTCAGCTTGATTTTTCTTCAATCACTGTTGGATATGCATGGTTAGGTATGACATGTTATACTTTTCAGATATATTTTGATTTTGCAGGTTATTCTGATATGGCAATCGGTATTGGCAAAATACTCGGTTTTACATTTCAGGAGAACTTCAACAGGCCATACATTTCACAAAACTTTTCTGAATTTTGGAGACGCTGGCATATATCCCTCTCAAATTGGTTTAAAGAATATCTGTATATCCCACTAGGTGGGAATAGGGTCTCCAAATTCAGAAACTATCTAAATCTATGGGTAGTTTTTCTGATATCAGGTTTGTGGCATGGCGCCAACTGGACATTTATAGTCTGGGGTATCTATCACGGTTTTTTCCTTTTTATTGATAAGATAGCCCATTCTTGTAATTTTTCGAAATTTCGATGCGTTAAAATGTTTTGGGGAGAAAGGTTTAAATGGCTAAGCAAGGTTATCAATATATCCTTAACATTTATTCTAGTTATGATCGGGTGGGTTATTTTTCGTTCAGATAATATTACTTTTGCATTTCAATATCTGCAAAGAATTTTTGATTTCACAAATATAAATCAGATATCAACAAATGTAATGCTTGATGATCTGATCAATAATAGAAATATTTTTACATTATTTATAGCCTCATTTATAAGCTTTTTCCCTGATTCAGGTGTAACCAAACTCCAGGGAAAATTTAAAAATAGGATTAATGAATTACAGACTTTTTGGATAAAACAGTGTATAATAATCATTCTATTTGTGCTTTCCTTTGCTTCATTGCTTAACAAAAGCTTTAAACCATTTATTTATTTTAGGTTTTAA
- a CDS encoding GDP-mannose 4,6-dehydratase — MKVLVTGGCGFLGSHVCEFYTKKGDEVISYDNMTKHELKRTGFAEEVARNYNWDFLNSIGVKTVKADVRNAEELMDYSQGCDYIIHTAAQPAMTISWEDPELDITTNVMGTFNVLETARKMKIPVAICATIHVYGNKINETLTEKDNKYVREPIGIDENHPTLEGIITPLHASKASGDIYARVYIDTYNLKVASFRLTGIYGTRQFGGEDHGWVANFAIRSILGWPLTIYGTGKQVRDIIYATDICKAFDAFYKKQTPGIYNIGGGEETAISLLECVDILEKTNKKKPDVKFEPDRHGDLRYFICDITKAKKELNWEPKIMPEQGIQMLVDWIKENRIIFQKISE; from the coding sequence ATGAAAGTTCTAGTTACAGGCGGATGTGGATTTTTGGGATCACATGTTTGTGAATTCTATACAAAGAAGGGCGATGAGGTTATTTCTTATGACAATATGACTAAACATGAACTAAAACGTACAGGATTTGCAGAAGAGGTTGCAAGAAATTATAATTGGGACTTTTTAAATAGCATTGGGGTTAAAACTGTTAAAGCGGATGTCAGAAATGCTGAAGAGTTAATGGATTATTCTCAGGGTTGTGATTACATCATTCATACTGCTGCACAACCTGCAATGACAATAAGCTGGGAAGATCCTGAGTTGGATATCACAACGAATGTAATGGGTACATTTAATGTTCTTGAAACTGCAAGGAAAATGAAAATACCAGTCGCCATCTGCGCGACAATACATGTTTACGGTAATAAGATAAATGAGACATTGACTGAAAAAGATAATAAATATGTTAGAGAACCAATTGGAATTGATGAAAACCACCCAACACTGGAAGGCATAATAACCCCCCTTCATGCATCAAAAGCATCAGGTGATATATATGCAAGGGTTTATATTGATACATATAATCTAAAGGTTGCAAGCTTTCGCCTTACCGGAATATACGGGACAAGGCAGTTTGGAGGTGAAGATCACGGTTGGGTGGCGAACTTTGCAATAAGAAGCATTCTTGGTTGGCCATTAACAATTTACGGTACAGGCAAGCAGGTGCGTGATATAATATATGCAACAGATATATGCAAGGCCTTTGATGCATTCTATAAAAAGCAAACCCCAGGGATTTACAATATTGGTGGTGGTGAGGAAACTGCAATATCTCTGCTCGAATGTGTGGATATATTAGAAAAGACTAATAAAAAGAAACCAGACGTTAAATTTGAACCTGATAGACATGGAGACCTGCGATATTTTATCTGCGATATTACAAAAGCGAAAAAAGAACTTAACTGGGAGCCTAAGATTATGCCTGAACAAGGTATACAGATGCTTGTTGATTGGATAAAAGAAAACCGTATAATATTCCAAAAGATATCTGAGTAG
- a CDS encoding DUF1698 domain-containing protein → MLTKEEIEEKISQVPFWGHSIPLPHGIVTPGKVMDNLLTFEKLNLPLDLSGKRVLDIGTWDGFYSFECEKRGAEVLAIDNCERMQRPDEKEYANIGNMGFETCKAILNSKVQFLNLDVYDITKEKIGTFDIVLFLGVLYHLQHPLLALEKISEVTKDFLIVETEWLNTFATGPYLYYTEGDSYNQDPTNWFIPNTKSLKGMLKDVGFNKIEILHKTPAGLKTSIKTLINFRLHLFGRIIICAYK, encoded by the coding sequence ATGTTAACAAAAGAAGAAATTGAAGAAAAAATCTCCCAAGTGCCTTTCTGGGGACATTCAATACCTCTGCCCCATGGTATCGTCACTCCCGGGAAGGTTATGGATAATTTATTGACATTTGAAAAGCTAAACCTTCCGCTTGATTTAAGTGGTAAACGTGTTTTGGATATTGGTACTTGGGATGGATTTTATAGCTTTGAATGCGAGAAAAGGGGGGCGGAGGTCCTTGCTATAGATAATTGTGAAAGAATGCAGAGGCCGGATGAGAAAGAATACGCAAATATAGGAAACATGGGATTTGAAACTTGTAAAGCAATATTAAATTCCAAAGTTCAATTTCTTAATTTAGATGTATATGATATAACAAAAGAAAAAATAGGTACCTTTGATATAGTTTTGTTTCTGGGAGTTTTATATCATTTACAACACCCACTATTAGCTCTAGAAAAGATATCTGAAGTAACTAAGGATTTTTTAATTGTTGAAACAGAATGGTTAAATACCTTTGCCACAGGCCCTTATTTATACTACACTGAAGGTGATAGCTATAATCAGGACCCAACGAATTGGTTTATACCCAACACAAAGAGTTTGAAAGGAATGCTAAAGGATGTTGGTTTTAATAAAATTGAAATTTTGCATAAAACTCCCGCTGGTTTAAAAACATCTATAAAAACACTAATTAATTTTAGGTTGCATTTGTTTGGTCGCATTATAATATGTGCTTATAAATAA
- a CDS encoding nucleotidyltransferase family protein — MKALLLVGGRGKRLDELSANKNKCMIKVNGRHVIEFSLDYAVNTDVDEIVIVVGYRAEEIINVYGNRYKTKKLKYVIQWEQKGLVHAIECAKDTIDGDDFMLLLGDEILLNPRHREMLEEFNKGEVFVLCGILWVDDKNLIKRTYTLIQDDNNRIHRLIEKPRNPLNNYMGTGDCVFKNAIFDYIDVTPIHHERNEKELPDLIQCAIDDGNLVKSFIICDKYTNINTKDDIELAESLL; from the coding sequence ATGAAAGCCCTGTTATTGGTTGGAGGTAGAGGCAAAAGGCTTGATGAACTTTCTGCTAATAAAAATAAATGCATGATCAAGGTCAACGGCAGACATGTAATTGAATTTAGTTTGGATTATGCAGTAAATACCGATGTTGATGAGATCGTTATCGTTGTAGGATACAGAGCAGAAGAGATAATAAATGTTTATGGCAATAGATATAAAACCAAAAAGCTTAAGTATGTTATTCAATGGGAGCAGAAGGGATTGGTTCACGCGATTGAATGCGCTAAAGATACAATTGATGGCGATGATTTTATGTTATTATTGGGAGATGAAATTTTATTAAATCCAAGGCATAGAGAAATGCTCGAGGAATTTAATAAGGGTGAGGTTTTTGTTTTATGCGGTATCTTGTGGGTAGATGATAAAAATTTGATAAAAAGGACATATACCCTGATTCAGGATGATAATAATAGAATTCATCGTCTTATTGAGAAACCGCGTAATCCTTTAAATAACTATATGGGCACTGGCGATTGTGTTTTCAAGAATGCTATTTTTGATTATATAGATGTCACACCAATTCATCATGAGCGAAACGAAAAGGAATTGCCCGACTTAATACAATGTGCGATTGATGATGGCAATTTAGTAAAATCGTTTATAATATGCGATAAGTATACTAATATTAACACCAAAGATGATATTGAATTAGCAGAAAGTCTTTTATAA